In a genomic window of Flavobacterium sp. KACC 22761:
- a CDS encoding phenylacetate--CoA ligase family protein, giving the protein MIPAIEKNSLDEIKVFQEQKLADLLAYISENSPFYKRLFAGRNIDISTVKTLEDLQYLPVTTKEDLQQYNDDFLCVPQHKIIDYASTSGTLGDPVTFGLTDSDLDRLAYNEAISFACAGISEGDVVQLMTTIDRKFMAGLAYFLGLRKLKVGVIRVGAGIPEMQWDSILKYNPSYLITVPSFLLKLIEYAEIHGIDYNNSSIKGAICIGESLREQDFSMNILSKKITDKWNIKLFSTYASTEMSTAFTECEHGKGGHHHPELIIVEVLDEDNMPVKNGEIGELTFTTLGIEAMPLLRFKTGDIVQLHNEPCACGRNTLRVGPVVGRKKQMIKYKGTTLYPPAMNDVLSSFDNIENHLIEISTNDLGTDEILIKIAVKNQTPEFLQEIKDHFRAKLRVTPKIEFVPKEILNPIVFNPMSRKPIRFFDYRT; this is encoded by the coding sequence ATGATTCCAGCAATAGAAAAAAATTCTTTAGACGAAATTAAAGTTTTTCAGGAACAAAAATTAGCCGACCTTTTAGCTTATATCAGCGAAAATTCTCCTTTTTATAAACGACTTTTTGCCGGAAGAAATATTGATATTTCAACCGTAAAAACGTTGGAAGATTTGCAATACTTGCCTGTTACTACAAAGGAAGATTTGCAACAATATAACGATGATTTTTTGTGTGTGCCACAACATAAAATTATCGATTACGCTTCAACATCAGGAACTTTAGGCGATCCTGTGACTTTTGGTTTAACCGATTCTGATTTAGATCGATTGGCCTATAATGAAGCCATTTCTTTCGCTTGCGCTGGAATTTCAGAAGGCGATGTGGTACAATTGATGACAACAATCGATAGAAAATTTATGGCCGGATTGGCTTATTTTCTTGGCTTGAGAAAATTAAAAGTCGGCGTAATTCGTGTTGGCGCGGGAATTCCAGAAATGCAATGGGATTCGATTTTAAAATACAATCCGAGTTACTTAATAACGGTTCCTTCTTTCCTTTTGAAATTAATTGAATATGCTGAAATTCACGGAATCGATTATAATAATTCGAGCATAAAAGGTGCCATTTGCATTGGAGAATCTTTGAGAGAACAAGATTTTTCAATGAATATTTTATCCAAAAAAATCACCGATAAATGGAATATTAAGTTGTTTTCGACTTATGCTTCTACTGAAATGAGTACCGCTTTTACAGAATGCGAACATGGAAAAGGCGGACATCATCATCCAGAATTAATTATTGTTGAAGTTTTGGATGAAGATAATATGCCTGTTAAAAATGGCGAAATCGGCGAACTTACTTTTACAACTTTAGGAATTGAGGCGATGCCGTTGCTTCGTTTTAAAACCGGAGATATTGTCCAGCTTCATAATGAACCTTGCGCTTGCGGAAGAAATACGTTGCGTGTTGGTCCAGTTGTTGGCCGTAAAAAACAAATGATAAAATACAAAGGAACAACGCTTTATCCGCCAGCAATGAACGATGTTTTAAGCAGTTTTGATAATATCGAAAATCATTTAATTGAAATTTCTACCAACGATTTAGGCACAGATGAAATTCTGATAAAAATTGCCGTAAAAAACCAAACTCCAGAATTTCTTCAGGAAATAAAAGATCACTTTAGAGCTAAATTGAGAGTAACTCCAAAAATAGAATTTGTTCCAAAAGAGATTCTAAACCCTATCGTTTTTAACCCAATGAGCCGAAAACCAATTCGGTTCTTCGACTACCGAACTTAG
- a CDS encoding C45 family peptidase: MKNRITYLFFLGFLGIFASCGTSKSKNHQPDISNFNATKPVVTKLSDSVFIAGNNSLLKNKQGLWELYVEGDPLEIGLNTGALSDSLLQKQQQIFFSKIKDLIPSKFEQKMLRHFLKWYNRKLYANVPDEYQTEIFGISQYTSHEFDNIAPQYQRGLYLHAAHDIGHALQDLALVGCSSFAAWGEKSEDGNLILGRNFDFYVNDAFAENKIIAFIKPEQGHNFMMVSWPGMIGAVSGMNQQGLTVTINAAKSEIPLTAKTPISILTREILQHAQNIQEAITIAKKRKVFVSESIMVGSAQDNKAVLIEVSPKKMDVFEVPNSNQLICSNHFQSATFKDEKRNQTQLAKSHSEYRFERMQELLSENKKVNPEIASEILRNKNGLNDIPLGFGNEKALNQLMAHHGIIFKPKQKLVWVSANPYQLGEFVCYNLDSIFSSKKTNTTISFEEEKLNIAKDPFIKTEAFQNYKKFRTENHEMDVSLKKKTPISSEYISYYQSLNPDYWVVYYKAGLYFYQRKEFRAAQVNFEKALTKEITTAPDKAKIEKYLKKLKRKLQ, from the coding sequence ATGAAAAACCGAATTACATATCTCTTCTTCCTCGGTTTTTTGGGAATTTTTGCTTCTTGCGGTACATCAAAATCAAAAAATCATCAGCCGGATATTTCAAATTTTAATGCTACAAAACCAGTTGTTACAAAACTTTCTGACAGCGTTTTTATTGCTGGAAATAATTCGCTTTTAAAAAACAAACAAGGGCTTTGGGAACTTTATGTTGAAGGCGATCCGTTAGAAATTGGACTCAACACTGGCGCTTTATCTGACTCACTTTTGCAAAAGCAACAACAAATATTTTTCTCCAAAATTAAAGATTTAATTCCGTCCAAATTTGAACAGAAAATGTTGCGCCATTTCTTAAAATGGTACAATCGGAAATTATATGCTAATGTTCCCGACGAATATCAAACGGAGATTTTTGGCATTTCACAATATACCTCGCATGAGTTTGACAATATTGCACCGCAATATCAACGCGGATTGTACTTACATGCAGCGCACGATATTGGGCATGCTTTGCAGGATTTGGCCTTAGTTGGCTGTTCTTCATTTGCTGCTTGGGGCGAAAAATCAGAAGATGGAAATTTGATTCTCGGACGCAATTTTGATTTTTATGTCAATGACGCTTTCGCGGAAAATAAAATCATTGCATTTATAAAACCTGAGCAAGGTCATAATTTTATGATGGTTTCCTGGCCCGGAATGATTGGTGCAGTTTCTGGAATGAATCAGCAAGGTTTGACGGTTACCATTAATGCAGCAAAATCTGAAATTCCGCTGACCGCCAAAACTCCAATTTCTATTTTGACACGCGAAATTTTACAGCATGCTCAAAACATTCAAGAGGCAATCACAATCGCAAAAAAAAGAAAAGTATTCGTTTCTGAATCTATTATGGTGGGAAGTGCTCAAGACAACAAAGCCGTTTTGATTGAAGTTTCTCCAAAAAAAATGGATGTTTTCGAAGTTCCAAACAGCAATCAATTAATTTGTTCCAATCATTTTCAGAGTGCTACTTTTAAAGATGAAAAGCGAAATCAGACACAACTCGCAAAAAGTCATTCTGAATATCGCTTTGAAAGAATGCAGGAGCTTCTTTCGGAAAACAAAAAAGTAAACCCAGAAATTGCTTCCGAAATTCTTCGAAATAAAAATGGCTTAAATGATATTCCGCTAGGTTTTGGAAATGAAAAAGCACTGAATCAATTGATGGCGCACCACGGAATTATTTTTAAACCGAAACAAAAATTGGTTTGGGTCTCGGCAAATCCGTATCAATTAGGAGAGTTTGTTTGCTATAATTTGGATTCTATTTTTTCTTCCAAAAAAACAAATACAACAATTTCATTTGAAGAAGAAAAGTTGAATATCGCGAAAGATCCTTTTATTAAGACAGAAGCGTTTCAAAACTATAAAAAATTTAGAACTGAAAATCATGAAATGGATGTATCTCTGAAAAAGAAAACTCCAATTTCTTCTGAATATATCAGCTATTATCAATCCTTAAACCCCGATTATTGGGTTGTATATTACAAAGCAGGGTTGTACTTTTATCAACGAAAAGAATTTCGCGCTGCTCAGGTAAATTTTGAAAAAGCGCTGACCAAAGAAATTACCACAGCTCCTGATAAAGCAAAAATTGAAAAATATTTAAAAAAACTCAAAAGAAAATTACAATGA
- a CDS encoding NAD(P)/FAD-dependent oxidoreductase has protein sequence MKEHYDVVIIGSGLGGLVSSIILAKEGYSVCVLEKNNQYGGNLQTFVRDKTIFDTGIHYIGGLGEGQNLHQYFKYLGIIDKLNLKKLDENAFDIISFENDTTEYPHAQGYENFVQQLAKYFPDEEKNISDYCEKLKTICDSFPLYNLEWEGKYDPEILTLNAKETIDSFTKNEKLQAILAGSNFLYAGIPDKSPFYVHALIVNSYIQSSWRCINGGSQITKQLLKQLKKYGGEFYKHKEVTRIEVENHKVNSVKMKDGTHVSGTYFISNIEPKTTLKMAGEENFRKPFFNRIQSLEGVLSAFSLYLVFKPETFKYINHNYYHFKNSAEVWTAHEYDENSWPKTYMASMNASKDDEIWADGMTFITYMKFDDVLPWAETFNTTVEKNDRGESYEEFKTRKTAKFLDEIEIKFPGIRDCIKSIHTSSPLSYRDYIGGDNGNMYGYVKDSGNPMKTLIPSKTKIENLYLTGQSINMHGVLGVTIGAVVTCSEIVGKEYLITKINQAE, from the coding sequence ATGAAGGAACATTACGATGTAGTGATTATCGGCAGCGGTTTAGGCGGATTGGTTTCGTCTATTATTCTGGCTAAAGAAGGCTACAGCGTTTGTGTGCTCGAAAAAAACAATCAATATGGTGGAAATCTTCAGACTTTTGTTCGGGACAAAACCATTTTTGATACCGGAATTCATTATATCGGAGGTTTAGGCGAAGGCCAAAATCTGCATCAATATTTCAAATATTTGGGAATTATCGATAAATTAAATCTGAAGAAATTAGACGAAAATGCTTTTGATATTATTTCTTTCGAAAATGATACTACCGAATATCCACATGCGCAAGGGTACGAAAATTTTGTTCAACAATTAGCAAAATATTTCCCTGACGAAGAAAAAAACATTTCAGATTATTGCGAAAAACTAAAAACAATTTGTGATTCTTTTCCGCTGTATAATTTAGAATGGGAAGGAAAATATGATCCTGAAATTTTGACACTCAACGCAAAAGAAACTATCGATTCGTTTACTAAAAATGAAAAACTACAAGCGATTTTGGCGGGTTCGAATTTTCTGTATGCGGGCATTCCTGATAAATCGCCTTTTTACGTTCATGCTTTAATTGTGAATTCTTATATTCAAAGTTCGTGGCGTTGTATCAATGGCGGAAGCCAAATTACAAAACAGCTTTTGAAACAGCTCAAAAAATACGGAGGCGAATTTTACAAACACAAAGAAGTTACACGAATTGAAGTCGAAAATCACAAAGTGAATTCGGTTAAAATGAAAGATGGAACTCATGTTTCTGGAACGTATTTTATTTCGAATATTGAGCCAAAAACTACATTGAAAATGGCGGGAGAAGAAAACTTCAGGAAACCATTTTTCAACCGAATTCAAAGTCTTGAAGGCGTACTTTCCGCTTTTAGTTTGTATTTGGTTTTTAAGCCCGAAACGTTCAAATACATCAACCATAATTATTATCATTTCAAGAACAGCGCCGAAGTTTGGACGGCTCATGAATATGATGAAAATTCTTGGCCCAAAACGTATATGGCTTCCATGAATGCTTCTAAAGACGATGAAATTTGGGCCGATGGAATGACTTTTATAACCTACATGAAATTTGACGACGTTTTGCCTTGGGCGGAAACATTTAATACGACGGTCGAAAAAAATGATCGAGGCGAAAGTTATGAAGAATTCAAAACCAGAAAAACGGCTAAATTTTTGGATGAAATCGAAATCAAATTTCCCGGAATTAGAGATTGCATCAAATCAATACATACTTCAAGTCCGCTTTCGTATCGCGATTATATTGGCGGTGATAACGGAAATATGTACGGTTATGTAAAGGATTCTGGCAATCCGATGAAAACTTTGATTCCGTCAAAAACCAAAATCGAAAATTTATATCTAACTGGCCAAAGCATTAACATGCATGGTGTTTTAGGCGTAACTATTGGCGCGGTTGTAACTTGTTCTGAAATTGTTGGGAAGGAATATTTGATTACTAAAATCAATCAAGCTGAATAA